A genome region from Fodinibius salicampi includes the following:
- a CDS encoding SPOR domain-containing protein: MTISKITTSVLIIFVFSCLAPVVLLGQNSDRMPVREYTNPDEVVTFDRSISFSRALDVFNEFSQEYRGKMIIDRTGTEGNIGISIPSMHWMDALETILRVKQLRLVEQEEFYEIVFPREGATTGGQATASGEDGEGPAATIDTREVRINAIFFEGNRRALQEVGVDWSTLTNNVPDNVGSFVNEQQGGQGGGGGGQGGQGGQSQGQLPAGDDFIGPFVSVNSKGAQDVSQNVFNSLINLGEIGNTGIRVQALFSAFEADNLGEILASPTIKVVDGQEGRIQVGQDFSIKQRDFAGNVVEEFFSVGTILTVTPQIITHNDTTFIHLDIDAERSSAQPDPVSTIINKQQAETEALLLDDEATILAGLYRTEKTEVRRGVPILKDLPPWFFGLKYLFGYNSQDYQMRELVVLLQASIEPSIQDRYDKPDTRNKFEIIQDERDRFRQDIRDSQRELNNEGVMDDLEGKNTEDPDSLTEDTEQPEPEDNYDKNQERDSPDEQRSENQVQQEKEETPRVRDPEVEVKSVEIAMDEEEDRDDQNKTDTSVTEEETDTPARSESTEAEYYIIAGSFSVQQNAVDLQNELQNKGYNSTIIQKSGSSMQMVTFGGYDDFGVAQSQLSEIQTNENPDAWLYRSN, encoded by the coding sequence ATGACTATTAGTAAAATTACAACCTCTGTACTTATAATTTTTGTATTTTCGTGCCTAGCACCTGTGGTATTATTAGGACAGAATAGCGATCGCATGCCTGTGCGTGAATATACCAATCCCGACGAGGTTGTAACTTTTGACCGTTCCATTTCTTTTTCCCGGGCGCTGGATGTATTTAATGAATTTTCCCAGGAGTATCGGGGTAAAATGATTATTGACCGTACGGGAACAGAAGGAAATATCGGTATCTCTATTCCTTCCATGCACTGGATGGATGCTCTTGAAACTATTTTAAGGGTCAAACAGCTACGGCTTGTTGAACAAGAGGAGTTTTATGAAATCGTATTTCCCAGAGAAGGAGCCACAACGGGGGGGCAGGCTACTGCCAGTGGAGAAGATGGAGAAGGGCCTGCCGCAACTATCGATACCCGGGAAGTACGGATTAATGCTATCTTTTTCGAGGGCAACAGGCGCGCGCTTCAGGAAGTGGGAGTCGACTGGTCTACCTTAACGAATAATGTTCCTGATAATGTTGGTTCTTTTGTAAATGAACAACAAGGCGGCCAGGGTGGTGGAGGAGGCGGCCAGGGAGGACAGGGTGGACAAAGTCAGGGGCAGCTACCTGCCGGTGACGATTTTATCGGTCCCTTCGTTTCGGTTAACTCCAAAGGTGCACAGGATGTATCCCAGAATGTATTTAATTCCTTGATTAACCTGGGCGAAATTGGCAATACCGGGATACGGGTACAGGCCTTGTTTAGTGCTTTTGAAGCGGATAACCTGGGCGAAATATTAGCCTCACCTACAATAAAGGTTGTTGATGGTCAGGAAGGAAGAATTCAGGTAGGACAGGACTTTTCCATTAAACAGCGTGATTTCGCCGGTAATGTGGTGGAAGAATTTTTTAGCGTTGGTACTATTCTTACGGTCACACCACAAATTATTACCCATAACGATACTACTTTTATTCATCTGGACATTGATGCTGAACGTTCTTCAGCTCAACCTGATCCCGTGAGTACTATTATCAACAAACAGCAGGCAGAAACAGAAGCGCTGCTCTTGGATGACGAGGCAACGATCCTAGCCGGTTTGTACAGAACTGAGAAAACAGAAGTACGGCGGGGTGTGCCCATATTGAAGGATCTTCCCCCATGGTTTTTTGGTCTGAAATACTTGTTTGGATATAATTCGCAGGATTATCAGATGAGGGAACTGGTAGTGTTACTGCAAGCATCTATTGAGCCTTCTATTCAGGACCGGTATGATAAACCGGATACCAGAAATAAATTTGAAATTATTCAGGATGAACGCGATCGATTCCGTCAGGATATCAGGGACAGTCAGCGCGAATTAAATAATGAAGGCGTGATGGATGACCTGGAGGGCAAAAATACCGAAGATCCCGATTCCTTAACGGAAGATACAGAGCAGCCGGAACCGGAAGATAATTATGACAAGAATCAGGAAAGAGACTCACCTGATGAACAACGTTCTGAGAACCAAGTGCAGCAGGAGAAGGAGGAAACACCTAGAGTTAGGGATCCGGAAGTGGAGGTTAAATCGGTAGAGATCGCAATGGATGAAGAGGAGGATCGCGATGACCAAAATAAAACGGATACTTCGGTAACCGAAGAGGAAACAGACACACCGGCACGTTCTGAATCTACAGAGGCCGAATATTACATTATTGCCGGTTCGTTTAGTGTCCAGCAAAATGCTGTGGATCTGCAGAACGAGTTGCAAAATAAGGGATATAACTCAACTATTATTCAGAAGTCAGGTTCCTCAATGCAAATGGTTACTTTTGGAGGCTATGACGATTTTGGAGTGGCGCAATCTCAGCTAAGCGAGATCCAGACGAATGAAAATCCGGATGCGTGGCTTTATCGCAGCAATTAA
- a CDS encoding alanine racemase encodes MHPITKPTLLLDEDIAHANIKRMSQKAQKHNLTFKPHMKTHQSAHIGDWFKAEGVEAITVSSVTMANYFAENGWSDITIAFPVNLTEIETINDLAEKVRLTLLVNSTFTAQQLQKKLTADVDCYIEIDTGSKRTGIPTEDISTINQLLNVLKGVDKLSWKGFYSHPGHSYNARSMEEIQNIHQTVAWKIKQLRSIVSDSTSSYEVCIGDTPCCSKCTNFDSIDAISPGNFVFYDLMQYQIGSCKVSDIATAVTCPIVDRYPDRNQIAIYGGAIHFSKEVLETINGLKHYGWIAEKENNGWKIMDNDTYLMKLSQEHGIIQCSDTTFDRFAIGDTLMVLPVHSCLTANLLGRYRLLKSQEEIISFS; translated from the coding sequence ATGCATCCAATAACAAAACCTACCCTTCTGCTTGATGAAGATATTGCCCACGCCAATATAAAGCGGATGTCTCAAAAGGCACAGAAACATAATCTGACTTTTAAACCCCATATGAAGACTCATCAATCGGCTCACATCGGGGATTGGTTCAAAGCGGAGGGAGTAGAAGCGATAACCGTCTCCTCAGTGACTATGGCAAATTATTTTGCCGAAAATGGGTGGAGCGATATTACCATTGCCTTTCCTGTAAACTTAACAGAGATAGAAACTATCAACGACTTGGCGGAAAAGGTAAGGTTGACCTTATTGGTAAATTCCACTTTCACCGCACAACAACTCCAAAAAAAGCTTACAGCGGATGTTGACTGCTATATTGAAATTGATACCGGATCCAAACGAACCGGGATACCCACTGAGGATATATCAACAATTAATCAACTCCTAAATGTCTTAAAAGGTGTGGATAAACTCAGCTGGAAAGGGTTTTATTCCCACCCGGGTCACTCCTATAATGCCCGCTCTATGGAGGAAATTCAGAACATCCATCAAACTGTTGCTTGGAAAATAAAGCAGTTACGCTCAATTGTTTCAGATTCTACCTCATCTTATGAGGTTTGTATTGGTGATACTCCATGCTGCTCGAAGTGTACAAATTTTGACTCCATTGATGCTATAAGTCCCGGTAATTTTGTCTTCTATGATCTGATGCAGTATCAAATTGGCAGCTGTAAGGTCTCAGATATAGCGACAGCGGTCACCTGCCCTATAGTTGACCGTTACCCTGATCGCAATCAGATCGCGATCTACGGAGGCGCTATCCACTTCTCTAAGGAAGTGCTGGAAACCATTAACGGACTTAAACATTATGGATGGATAGCGGAAAAGGAGAATAACGGATGGAAGATTATGGACAATGACACCTATCTTATGAAACTCTCCCAAGAGCACGGCATCATACAATGTTCAGATACAACTTTTGATCGCTTTGCTATAGGCGATACACTGATGGTCTTACCGGTTCACTCCTGTCTAACAGCAAATCTTTTGGGACGCTACCGACTCCTGAAAAGTCAGGAAGAAATAATATCCTTTTCTTAA
- a CDS encoding dipeptidase, which yields MKLFKKLALFVIAIAISLGCTSPDSQKQPQTESQAKEPTPPSGKELAQKYIIVDGHIDVPYRLRNNWEDISDSTQSGDFDYPRAKEGGLDAPFMSIYIPVRYQETGGAKAVADSLINMVQGIANDHPKKFAIATSPEEIRQHVDEGLIALPTGMENGAPIGTDLSNIRYFYDRGIRYITLAHSRDNKISDSSYDTTEDTHNGLSDFGREVVQEMNRVGMMVDVSHITDEAFFDVMEVTQAPVVATHSSVRHFTPGFERNMSDTLITRLAENNGVIMINFGSTFLDSTSNKSSTRVRTEIEEKIEERGLEPGSKEAQEFSETYFEENFQYSTVEKAADHIDYVVELVGIEHVGLGSDYDGVGNTLPTGLKDVSSYPNLFDELLDRGYSEEDVQKIASGNIFRVWEQVNKVAEGMQNQ from the coding sequence ATGAAGCTTTTCAAAAAACTGGCACTATTTGTTATAGCGATAGCTATTAGTCTGGGCTGTACCTCTCCTGATTCCCAAAAACAACCCCAAACGGAATCACAGGCTAAAGAACCTACTCCACCAAGCGGGAAAGAGTTAGCTCAGAAATATATTATTGTAGACGGTCATATTGATGTCCCTTATCGACTGCGAAATAACTGGGAAGATATTTCTGATTCTACCCAGAGCGGTGACTTCGATTATCCGAGAGCAAAGGAAGGTGGCCTGGATGCCCCGTTTATGTCCATTTATATTCCGGTACGATACCAGGAAACCGGTGGAGCCAAAGCCGTGGCCGATAGCTTAATCAATATGGTTCAGGGAATAGCAAATGACCATCCGAAAAAGTTTGCAATCGCTACTTCTCCCGAAGAAATCAGGCAACACGTTGATGAGGGATTAATCGCTCTTCCCACGGGAATGGAAAACGGGGCTCCCATAGGGACGGACCTCTCCAATATCCGGTATTTCTACGATCGGGGTATTCGCTACATAACGCTGGCCCATTCCCGGGATAATAAAATAAGCGATTCTTCCTACGATACTACAGAAGACACTCACAATGGACTCAGTGATTTTGGAAGGGAAGTCGTCCAGGAGATGAACCGTGTAGGGATGATGGTAGATGTATCTCATATAACGGACGAAGCGTTCTTTGACGTGATGGAGGTAACTCAGGCTCCGGTGGTGGCAACCCATTCATCCGTCCGACATTTCACCCCCGGGTTTGAGCGAAACATGAGCGATACCCTGATTACGCGTCTGGCTGAAAATAATGGTGTGATCATGATTAATTTCGGCTCCACATTCCTTGATAGTACCTCAAATAAGAGCAGTACGAGAGTACGAACTGAAATTGAGGAGAAAATCGAAGAACGGGGACTGGAGCCCGGCAGTAAGGAAGCTCAAGAATTTAGTGAAACCTATTTCGAAGAGAACTTTCAGTACAGTACCGTAGAAAAGGCAGCCGATCATATAGATTACGTAGTGGAACTTGTTGGTATTGAACACGTGGGATTAGGTTCCGATTACGATGGCGTGGGCAATACTCTTCCCACCGGATTGAAAGACGTATCTTCCTATCCCAATCTCTTTGACGAACTCCTCGATCGTGGATACAGCGAAGAAGATGTACAGAAAATTGCATCCGGTAATATTTTTCGGGTTTGGGAGCAGGTCAATAAGGTAGCTGAGGGTATGCAGAATCAATAA
- a CDS encoding tetratricopeptide repeat protein, translated as MGQRTERIYNRGESFLRKKNYEQALRLFNQVLNREPGHKKALKNKLIIKIDREKNQETEEFLQFALKQVPEDSELHQIAGSYYMSLNKAERAEKYFKKSVALDDNNALAHYGLGLIAANQHSNHKKAIECFSRAIQLDHDFANAHFNRGCSYMLREQMDNAREDFLRAKELDHPEAGHFLKQYF; from the coding sequence ATGGGACAACGAACAGAACGTATTTACAACCGCGGGGAGTCTTTCCTCCGGAAAAAGAACTACGAACAGGCGCTGCGTCTTTTCAACCAGGTACTTAACAGAGAACCCGGTCATAAAAAGGCGCTCAAAAATAAGCTCATAATTAAAATTGACAGGGAGAAGAACCAGGAAACAGAGGAATTCCTACAGTTTGCTTTAAAGCAGGTCCCTGAGGATAGTGAGCTGCATCAAATTGCCGGCAGCTATTATATGAGCCTGAATAAAGCAGAAAGGGCTGAAAAATATTTCAAAAAATCAGTTGCCCTCGATGATAACAATGCCCTGGCTCACTATGGGTTGGGGCTCATTGCTGCCAATCAACATTCAAATCATAAAAAAGCAATCGAATGTTTCAGCCGGGCAATTCAATTAGATCATGACTTTGCCAATGCTCATTTTAATCGGGGATGCAGCTATATGCTCCGGGAACAAATGGATAATGCACGGGAAGACTTTCTCAGGGCAAAGGAATTAGACCATCCGGAAGCCGGTCATTTTCTAAAGCAGTATTTTTAA
- a CDS encoding 3-keto-disaccharide hydrolase: MKFSIKVMTAMIVIAMVLGGAFSSSAQETNGEWISLFDGETLENWQAGENPETFSLEDGIIKVDGPRAHLFYSGPVENHDFTNFEFQADVKTTEGSNSGIYFHTEYQEEGWPEKGYEVQVNNTDDDPRKTASLYAVKDIMNDAPAKDGEWFTLHIKVQDKNVTVKLDGETLIEYTEPENVDREGRVLDSGTFALQGHDPESVVYYKNIKVKPLP, from the coding sequence ATGAAATTTTCGATCAAAGTAATGACCGCAATGATTGTCATCGCAATGGTGCTGGGCGGAGCGTTCTCCTCTTCGGCGCAGGAAACAAACGGAGAATGGATTTCCCTGTTTGACGGTGAAACACTGGAAAATTGGCAGGCCGGTGAAAATCCGGAGACCTTTTCGTTAGAAGATGGAATCATTAAAGTTGATGGTCCCCGCGCACACCTGTTTTATTCGGGACCTGTGGAAAATCATGATTTCACGAATTTTGAGTTCCAAGCGGATGTAAAAACGACCGAAGGATCTAATTCGGGCATCTACTTCCACACCGAATACCAGGAAGAAGGCTGGCCGGAAAAGGGGTATGAAGTACAGGTTAATAATACTGATGATGATCCAAGAAAAACCGCCAGTCTCTATGCCGTGAAAGACATCATGAATGATGCTCCCGCCAAAGACGGTGAATGGTTTACATTGCACATCAAGGTCCAAGATAAAAACGTTACGGTGAAGTTGGATGGAGAGACCCTCATTGAGTATACCGAACCGGAAAATGTGGACCGCGAGGGACGCGTACTCGATAGCGGTACCTTTGCCCTGCAGGGACACGACCCAGAAAGTGTGGTGTACTACAAAAACATAAAGGTAAAACCCCTGCCATAA
- a CDS encoding DNA-binding domain-containing protein, translating to MPITYALYPNHLTNKPNDHRAIVRHGKSLSMEDIIDEMISRGSTITKADALATLENYEAAIERALSRGHRIDTPLMNISLSISGIFKDHEDYFDPSRHQLHINCNCGLRLKTLPGKLRLEKVNGHIPRPAITRFLDVDSDTKNELLTPGSIAIVRGYRLKTDPDDKQQGVFFISHDGTEIRVNRFIRNMPKELIFAIPDTLTADSYRLEIRAIMHSSSEIRSGRLDTKLQLA from the coding sequence ATGCCCATTACCTACGCCCTTTACCCCAACCATCTGACCAATAAACCGAACGACCACCGGGCTATCGTCCGGCACGGGAAAAGCCTTTCGATGGAAGATATTATTGATGAAATGATCAGCCGGGGATCAACGATAACTAAAGCCGATGCACTGGCCACGCTCGAAAACTATGAAGCGGCCATTGAACGTGCTCTTTCCCGCGGCCACCGTATTGATACTCCCCTGATGAATATCAGCCTGTCTATCTCGGGTATTTTTAAAGATCATGAAGATTACTTCGATCCTAGTCGCCACCAGTTGCATATCAACTGTAACTGTGGGCTGCGTTTAAAAACCCTTCCCGGAAAGCTTCGACTGGAAAAAGTAAACGGACATATTCCCCGCCCCGCCATCACCCGGTTTTTAGATGTGGATTCCGATACGAAAAACGAATTGCTCACCCCCGGAAGCATCGCTATCGTCCGTGGTTACCGTTTAAAAACAGATCCGGATGACAAACAGCAAGGGGTATTCTTTATCAGCCATGACGGTACAGAGATTCGCGTAAACAGATTCATCCGGAATATGCCCAAAGAGCTGATCTTTGCCATTCCCGATACCCTCACGGCTGACAGTTACCGGCTAGAAATACGGGCAATAATGCACAGCTCATCCGAAATTCGATCGGGAAGACTTGATACTAAACTCCAGCTAGCCTGA
- the metE gene encoding 5-methyltetrahydropteroyltriglutamate--homocysteine S-methyltransferase: protein MLTHNLGYPRIGINRDLKKVVESYWKGDISKSKLVESTEALRVMHWTKQKEAGIDWVPSNDFSLYDQVLDTALLVGAIPERYQELYDQENDKILSYPIDTYFAMARGIQDEDHDISAMEMTKWFNTNYHYIVPEFSADQTFQCLSSKIFDEYEEAKAVGVITKPVLIGPVSFLLLGKEKEGGGDFHRLDLLDKLLPVYQEILDKLERMGVEWVQIEEPFLSLDLDGKVKKAYRKAYQKLDEDLGELNLLLTTYFEGLGENSDLACELPSDGLHIDLVEDQNQLEVVLDKMNGEQVLSLGLINGRNIWKADLEKAAEIIDQAEEAIGSDRLWIAPSCSLLHCPVDLEQETDETALPAEVKRWMAFANQKLDELSLMKKLAEDSLTDEEQELVRAHQADLADKGESALVHNPDVQERIENLDDGILHRDHPYRERKKVQQKHLDLPDLFPATTIGSFPQTKEVRQWRADYRKGKLSWEEYEQHIKEAIDKLIQKQEEIGLDLLVHGEFERNDMVEYFGEQFAGFAFTRNGWVQSYGTRGVKPPIIYGDIHRPEAITVKWSSYAQSQTDQPVKGMLTGPVTILQWSFPRDDQPWSETAKQIALAIRDEVKDLEEAGIQAIQIDEPAFREGLPLRRDDWDRYLEWAVDAFRMASTVVEDQTQIHTHMCYSEFNDVIEHIARLDADVISMETSRSQMELLDAFVEFEYPNEIGPGVYDIHSPRVPSTDEMVALLEKAADVLEPEQIWVNPDCGLKTRGWEETLPSLENMVEAARLMRDKV, encoded by the coding sequence ATGCTTACTCACAACCTCGGATACCCGCGGATAGGTATCAACAGAGATCTTAAAAAAGTCGTAGAATCTTATTGGAAAGGCGATATCAGTAAATCAAAACTGGTGGAATCCACCGAAGCCCTTCGGGTGATGCACTGGACCAAACAGAAAGAAGCCGGCATAGACTGGGTGCCGTCGAATGATTTCTCACTCTATGACCAAGTGCTGGATACGGCGCTGCTGGTGGGGGCTATCCCGGAGCGCTACCAGGAGTTGTATGACCAGGAGAATGACAAAATCCTGAGCTATCCCATTGATACTTATTTTGCCATGGCACGGGGCATACAGGATGAAGATCATGACATCTCGGCCATGGAGATGACCAAATGGTTCAATACTAATTATCACTACATCGTCCCGGAGTTTTCGGCCGATCAGACCTTCCAATGTCTTTCATCAAAAATATTTGACGAGTACGAGGAAGCCAAAGCCGTGGGCGTAATTACAAAGCCCGTGCTTATTGGTCCGGTCAGCTTCTTGCTGCTGGGCAAGGAAAAGGAGGGAGGCGGTGATTTTCACCGCCTAGACCTGCTAGATAAGCTGCTGCCTGTATACCAGGAAATTTTGGATAAGCTCGAGCGGATGGGCGTCGAGTGGGTGCAGATCGAAGAGCCGTTTCTTTCTCTGGACCTTGATGGAAAAGTCAAGAAGGCCTATCGGAAAGCCTATCAAAAACTGGATGAAGACCTGGGAGAATTAAACTTGCTGCTGACGACCTATTTTGAGGGTCTCGGTGAAAATTCGGATCTGGCGTGCGAACTACCGTCAGACGGCCTTCATATCGATCTGGTAGAAGATCAGAATCAGCTGGAAGTGGTGCTTGATAAAATGAATGGGGAGCAAGTGCTTTCCCTGGGATTGATCAACGGACGGAATATCTGGAAAGCAGATCTTGAAAAAGCAGCAGAGATTATTGACCAGGCTGAGGAAGCAATTGGAAGCGACCGGCTTTGGATAGCACCTTCGTGCTCGCTGCTGCACTGTCCGGTGGATCTGGAGCAGGAAACGGATGAGACGGCGCTGCCTGCCGAGGTCAAGCGCTGGATGGCTTTTGCCAACCAGAAACTGGACGAGCTGTCCCTGATGAAGAAGCTCGCAGAGGATTCGTTGACAGACGAAGAGCAGGAACTTGTAAGGGCGCACCAGGCAGATCTGGCTGACAAAGGAGAGTCAGCGCTGGTGCATAATCCCGATGTGCAGGAGCGCATAGAGAATCTGGATGATGGTATCCTACACCGCGACCATCCCTACAGAGAACGAAAAAAGGTACAGCAGAAACATCTGGATCTGCCGGACCTGTTCCCCGCTACCACCATTGGGTCCTTCCCGCAAACTAAAGAAGTCCGGCAGTGGCGAGCGGATTACAGAAAGGGAAAGTTATCCTGGGAAGAGTACGAACAGCATATCAAAGAGGCGATTGATAAACTGATCCAAAAACAGGAAGAGATTGGCTTGGACTTGCTGGTCCACGGTGAATTCGAGCGCAATGATATGGTAGAATATTTCGGTGAGCAGTTTGCCGGATTCGCTTTTACCCGCAACGGCTGGGTGCAAAGCTATGGCACCCGCGGGGTAAAGCCGCCCATCATTTATGGCGATATCCACCGTCCGGAAGCCATCACTGTCAAATGGTCCTCGTACGCCCAGTCCCAAACTGACCAGCCGGTCAAAGGAATGCTCACGGGTCCGGTAACCATCCTGCAATGGTCCTTTCCGCGCGACGACCAGCCCTGGTCTGAAACCGCTAAGCAGATTGCCCTGGCCATCCGCGATGAAGTAAAAGACCTGGAGGAAGCCGGCATACAGGCTATCCAGATTGATGAACCCGCTTTCCGGGAAGGGTTGCCATTGCGGCGTGACGATTGGGATCGTTATCTGGAATGGGCGGTAGATGCCTTCCGCATGGCTTCTACGGTGGTAGAGGACCAAACACAGATCCACACTCATATGTGCTACTCGGAGTTTAATGATGTGATCGAACATATTGCCCGCTTGGATGCGGATGTGATCTCTATGGAGACTTCCCGTTCCCAGATGGAGCTGCTGGATGCCTTTGTGGAGTTCGAATATCCCAATGAAATAGGTCCGGGTGTCTACGATATCCATTCTCCGCGGGTGCCTTCAACCGACGAGATGGTCGCGCTGCTGGAAAAGGCTGCGGATGTACTTGAGCCTGAACAGATCTGGGTAAACCCCGACTGTGGACTTAAAACCAGAGGCTGGGAAGAGACGCTGCCGTCGCTGGAAAATATGGTGGAAGCAGCCCGCCTGATGCGGGATAAAGTATAA
- a CDS encoding ribonucleotide-diphosphate reductase subunit beta: MNNKLIGRTSVRDNIKLSEDPSYPIFKELYEKQKKAIWFPEELNIQQDALDYHSLSDDEKDLFDTAVGYFCSSELLVQNVLVNSFFPLLTDPHAKMSFSTQLFMENIHSDFFEIVLQSFGMDREKMYDVAFDDPILRKKQSLIVDEIDKISYEKIDPETLEGQKQVLRAILLNNIILEGIFFYSSFAHFFALKDMAKMKNVVSGVELVLIDESLHLQNGIEAILIMLDENPEIVEDTEYVQDIRDIILEGTALEIEYVKHKFGDRTILGISYGELERYLKYITDRRLQELGFQQEFHINENPLRFLQKEDVKKLINFFEVSSTEYTNY, from the coding sequence ATGAACAACAAACTAATAGGACGCACTTCAGTACGTGATAATATTAAACTCAGTGAAGATCCCTCATATCCCATTTTCAAGGAGCTCTACGAAAAACAAAAAAAAGCGATCTGGTTTCCGGAGGAGCTGAATATCCAGCAGGATGCGCTTGACTATCACTCGCTTTCGGATGATGAAAAGGATCTCTTTGATACGGCTGTGGGCTACTTCTGCTCCTCGGAGCTGCTGGTACAGAATGTGCTGGTAAACTCCTTCTTTCCGCTGCTCACCGATCCACACGCCAAGATGAGCTTCAGCACGCAGCTGTTTATGGAGAATATCCACAGCGATTTCTTTGAGATTGTGCTGCAGTCATTCGGTATGGACCGCGAGAAGATGTACGATGTAGCCTTTGATGACCCCATCCTGCGCAAAAAGCAGTCGCTGATTGTGGATGAGATCGACAAGATCAGCTATGAGAAGATCGATCCGGAAACGCTTGAAGGACAGAAGCAGGTCCTGCGGGCCATTTTACTGAATAACATTATCCTGGAAGGGATTTTCTTTTACTCCTCTTTTGCACATTTCTTCGCCCTCAAAGATATGGCCAAGATGAAGAATGTGGTCTCCGGGGTAGAACTGGTGCTGATTGACGAGTCGTTGCACCTGCAGAACGGTATTGAGGCAATCCTGATTATGCTGGATGAAAATCCGGAGATTGTGGAAGATACCGAGTACGTGCAGGATATACGGGACATCATTTTGGAGGGAACCGCCCTGGAAATAGAATACGTGAAACATAAGTTCGGAGACCGTACGATCCTGGGAATTTCTTACGGTGAACTGGAGCGCTACCTGAAGTATATCACCGACCGGCGCCTGCAGGAATTGGGTTTTCAGCAGGAGTTCCACATCAACGAAAATCCCCTGCGATTCCTACAGAAGGAAGATGTAAAGAAGCTGATCAACTTCTTTGAGGTATCCTCAACCGAATATACGAACTATTGA